The genomic DNA GATGTTCGCGAACGTCACGATCTATTCGGCCGGCGACCGCGCCGCTCCGGCCGTGCCGAAACAGGCCCTGATCTATGAAGCCGACAAGGTTCGTATCTGGGTCGCGCGTGAGGACAAATCGGTCGAACTGCGCCAGATCAAGATCGGCCTCATCAACGGCAACCTCGTCGAAGTCACCAGCAATCTGAAACCCGGCGAGCAGATCGTCACCAAGGGCAGCCTGTTCATCGACCGCGCGGCGTCCGGCAGCTGATCGACGACCCAAGAAAATTGAAGACCTGAATGGATCGTCTCGTCGCCCTTGCCGTCAACCGGCGCTTCCTGATGGTCGGCATGTTCGTCGCTGTCTTGATCGGCGGCGTGATCGCGTTCAACCAGCTCAACATCGAGGCCTATCCCGATCCGACCCCGCCGATGGTCGACATCGTGACGCAGAGCCCCGGACTGTCGGCGGAGGAGATCGAGCGCTACATCACGATCCCGATCGAGACCCAGGTCGCAGGCCTGAAGAACGTCACGACCATCCGCACCATCTCGCTCTACGGTCTCTCCGACGTCAAGATTCAGTTCTCCTTCGCCTACACCTATGACGAGGCGTTGCAGCAGGTGTTGAACCGCCTGGCGCAGCTGGCGCCGCTGCCGGGCAACGTGCAGCCGCAGATTTCGCCGCTGAGCCCGATCGGCGAGATCTTCCGCTACCGCCTCGTGGGGCCGCCGAACTACAGCGTGCTCGATCTCAAGACCATTCAGGACTGGATCCTGCAGCGCCGCTTCCGCGCCGTGCCAGGGGTCATCGACGTCACCGGCTGGGGTGGCAGAAGCAAGACTTATGAGATCCAGGTCGACTTCAACAAGCTGGTCGCCAACGGGCTGACGCTGCCGCAATTGCTCCAGGCGGTCGGCAATTCCAACGTCAATGTCGGCGGCAACACCGTCAATATCGGCCAGCAGTCGGCCGTGGTGCGCGGCGTCGGCCTGATCCGGTCGATCGACGATCTCGCCAATACCATGGTGGCACAGAGCGGCGGCAATCCGGTGCTGGTGAAGGACGTCGCAACCGTCACCGTCGGCCAGAAGCCGCGCCTCGGCATTGCCGGCCTCGACGAGGCCGACGACATCGTGCAGGGCATCGTCCTGATGCGGCGCGGCGAGCAGAGCTCGCCGACCATCAAGCGGGTCCATCAGCTCGTCCAGACCATCAACAATTCCAGCATCCTGCCGCCCGGCGTGCGCATCGAGCGCATCTACGACCGCGGCGATCTGATCGAGCTCACCACCCATACGGTGCTGCACAACATGGTGGTCGGCATTCTCTTGATCGTGCTGTTGCAGTGGATCTTCCTCGGCGATCTGCGCAGCGCGCTGATCGTCGGCGCCACCATTCCGTTCGCGCTGTTCTTCGCCGTCATCATCCTGGTGCTGCGCGGGGAATCGGCCAATTTGCTGTCGGTCGGCGCGATCGATTTCGGCCTGATCGTCGATGCCACCGTCATCATGGTGGAGGCGATCTTCCGTCGTCTGACGCAGACGACGCCGATGTCGGAATCCGAGCACATGTCCAATGAGACGTTGTTCGGCATGAAGAGCCACGCCATCCTCAGCGCGGCGGCCGACGTCTCGCGCTCGATCTTCTTCGCGGCGGCGATCATCATCGCGGCCTTCCTGCCGCTGTTCACGCTGTCGGGCGTCGAGGGCAATATCTTCGGACCGATGGCCCGCACCTATGCCTATGCGCTGGCCGGCGGGCTGCTTGCGACCTTCACCGTCACGCCGGCGTTGTCCGCGATCATCCTGCCCGCGCATGTCGAGGAAACCGAGACCAGGGTCATGCTGATCCTGCACCGGCTGTACTCGC from Bradyrhizobium sp. CCBAU 53351 includes the following:
- a CDS encoding efflux RND transporter permease subunit is translated as MDRLVALAVNRRFLMVGMFVAVLIGGVIAFNQLNIEAYPDPTPPMVDIVTQSPGLSAEEIERYITIPIETQVAGLKNVTTIRTISLYGLSDVKIQFSFAYTYDEALQQVLNRLAQLAPLPGNVQPQISPLSPIGEIFRYRLVGPPNYSVLDLKTIQDWILQRRFRAVPGVIDVTGWGGRSKTYEIQVDFNKLVANGLTLPQLLQAVGNSNVNVGGNTVNIGQQSAVVRGVGLIRSIDDLANTMVAQSGGNPVLVKDVATVTVGQKPRLGIAGLDEADDIVQGIVLMRRGEQSSPTIKRVHQLVQTINNSSILPPGVRIERIYDRGDLIELTTHTVLHNMVVGILLIVLLQWIFLGDLRSALIVGATIPFALFFAVIILVLRGESANLLSVGAIDFGLIVDATVIMVEAIFRRLTQTTPMSESEHMSNETLFGMKSHAILSAAADVSRSIFFAAAIIIAAFLPLFTLSGVEGNIFGPMARTYAYALAGGLLATFTVTPALSAIILPAHVEETETRVMLILHRLYSPLLRWAVANRSIVLGGAVGLVLMTVALARLLGLEFLPKLEEGNLWIRATLPPTISLQEGNSYVNEMRKVIRARPEVESVVSQHGRPDDGTDAAGFFNAEFFAPLKPISQWPGTRDKEELTAQLLKQLDDRFPGVEFNFSQYLQDNVSEAVSGVKGENSIKLFGSDLQALTDTANKIKQVLSTVQGVTDLAVFTSLGQPTVQIDINRAKAARYGLAPGDINATIKVAIGGDTAGDLYEPGSDRHFPIIVRLAPEYRRSAEAIQNLRIGAPGPNGTVTQIPLSEVANISLVSGAAYIYREQQERYLPIKFSVRERDLGSAISEAQQKIADQVQLPPGAHMDWVGEFGNLQDAIRRLSIVVPISLALIGVLLWFNFGSMTDTLLAMSVIPMAIFGGVLGLLISGTAFSVSAAIGFIALFGIAVMDGIIILSQFNQLIEEGMDRMTAVVRTGELQLRPVLMTCVVAGVGLLPAALSEGIGSQVQKPLAVVVVTGMMLAPVVILVTLPVLISFFSRRAR